In the Spirochaetia bacterium 38H-sp genome, AGAAGGACTTGGCTGGACTGGGGCAAGGAGTCTTGGAGTAAATATATTAAGGATATTATTTTCTGTTATTCTTGCAAGGATCTTAGGCCCATCTATTTTTGGTTTGATGGCAATGGTTATTCTTGTCAGAAACTTTGTTGCTCTTGTAAGAGATGCAGGATTATCCAGTGCTATAGTTGTATATGATGGACTTGATAACAGGGATGTTTCATCCTTATTCTGGTTAAATTTGTTGTTTAATTTTCTCCTATACATTATTGTATTCTTCATTGCACCATTTGTAAGTTTATGGTTTGATAAACCTATTGTTACTTCTCTTATACGAGTTTCTATTCTAGGTTTCCTTATCGATTCTTCTTCTGCTGCCAATTTTGGATTGCTAAGAAAAGAGTTAAAATATAAAGAGATTTTTTTTGTATCTTTTCTATCTCAGTGTTTATATGGAGTAGTTGCCATCTTAATGGCGGTATGTGGGTATGGTGTATGGAGTTTGGTTCTTGCCGATCTTTTTATGCGATTTTTTACTTCTGTTTATTATTGGTTCATAAGACCCATAAAATTGCACCTTATAGTTGATATAAAAAAACTTATTCACATTGTAAAATTCTCTCTTCACATCATGGGAGGAAATGTTCTTAATTATGTAAAAGGGAATATTGATACGTTTTTTATTGGTAGGTTTATGGGGGATATTGTCTTGGGGTATTATTCTTTTTCCTTTAGAATAATAGTCAGGCCTATAACAGAAATAGGGATTATTTTATATGATACCTTTTTACCTATTTTTGCTAGATTATCAAATGTAGAATCCAAAAAGCATTATCTAAAGTTATTGGAAGTCCTGAGTGTTTTTTCCATTCCTGTGTTCTGGATGATAATGCTAACTTCGCCTTACTTTGTTCCTCTTTTGTTTGGCATAAATTGGGAGCCCGCTATTCCCTTTTTTGTTGTAAGAAGCGCTGTGGGAGCTTTTTACATGCTCATGTCTACTTTTAGATCTATATTCTATACTTATAAAAAACCTCAATATCTCAATTATGCATATCTTGCTGTTATTCCCTTTTATGCTATTTCGTTTTTTATAGGTTCAAATGCAGGTGTAAATGGAGTTTTGATAGCAATTTTATTGTCTTCTTTCTTTGATGTTGTGATTAATTTTATAGCTTTGGGATGGCTTTTGATTATAACATTATCCGATTATATAAGACTTTTTTTAAGAGGAGTAATATATGGCTTAGTTATGGTAATAATTGGTTTTCTCTTGAAATTGGTTTTTCCTTTTACTCCCATAGTCTTTATCATCATATATTTATTATTTTTTATCTTTATGTTTGCCTTATTTTTTATTTTCTTGGATAGGTCTTTTTGGGATGATCTTATTGGCATTCTTAAGAGAAAGTAATTATGAG is a window encoding:
- a CDS encoding lipopolysaccharide biosynthesis protein; translation: MALRDSVLEGLGWTGARSLGVNILRILFSVILARILGPSIFGLMAMVILVRNFVALVRDAGLSSAIVVYDGLDNRDVSSLFWLNLLFNFLLYIIVFFIAPFVSLWFDKPIVTSLIRVSILGFLIDSSSAANFGLLRKELKYKEIFFVSFLSQCLYGVVAILMAVCGYGVWSLVLADLFMRFFTSVYYWFIRPIKLHLIVDIKKLIHIVKFSLHIMGGNVLNYVKGNIDTFFIGRFMGDIVLGYYSFSFRIIVRPITEIGIILYDTFLPIFARLSNVESKKHYLKLLEVLSVFSIPVFWMIMLTSPYFVPLLFGINWEPAIPFFVVRSAVGAFYMLMSTFRSIFYTYKKPQYLNYAYLAVIPFYAISFFIGSNAGVNGVLIAILLSSFFDVVINFIALGWLLIITLSDYIRLFLRGVIYGLVMVIIGFLLKLVFPFTPIVFIIIYLLFFIFMFALFFIFLDRSFWDDLIGILKRK